Genomic DNA from Sphingobium sp. WTD-1:
GTGCTCTTGGCCTTGTCGAGCTTGCGATTTCCGGCCGGATCTTTGTTCACGACGGCATTGGCCGCGCACATCGTCAGCACCGGATTGCCCCCATGCCGGACGCGTTCATTCAAGAAATCGATCTCGATCAGGTCCATGGCGGGCGCCATGCTGACGTAGCCCTGCCCGAAAGGCTCAAACGGCAGCGAAATGCCGGCCTTTTGCATCTGTGCTTCGAGCGTCTTGAAGCGGTGGCGGTCATAACCGATCTTGATGACGGGAACGCCCTCGCAGATCCTCGCCAGATCGTGCGCCACGTATTCATAATCGACCGCAACGCCGGGCGTGGTGAAGATATAGCCCTCGTCCGCCCAGACATCATATGGCGCGCGATCGCGCTTCACATGATCGCGGAGCGTGGCCTCCGGTTTCCAGAACCAAGCGCGAAAATGCCAGACGCCTTGCCACAAAGCTGCCAATACGAACGCGCAAAGGTCGGTCGTCTCAGCAAGGTCGAGGCCGCCATAGACCTCGCCCTTCTCGAACGCCTCATCGTCTGTGTTATCGTTGCAGGCGCCCCAGACGCTGGGCGAAATAAAGGGCGAGAAGCGGTTAACCCGCTGGTTCAGATACAGATTGCGGAAACCATTCTCCGCAGAAGGCATGCGCGCCGCACGTTCCGCCGCGGCCAGCAGCTCGACCTTGGATCGGAACGTGCCCAGCGCCGGGTTTGCCGCCTGATGGGCCGCCGGGTCGAGGACGTCGGCCTTAGGCTCGGCAGCATATAGCCGCACGACAATTTTCGGGTCTCGACTGCGCAGCGCATCGTCGATCTTGATGCTGAGCATGTCGGCATCGGTCGGCGCTTGCGTCGAAATGATGAGCCGGAGGGCGTCGTCATATGCGCCGGACGCTGTCTCGATCGCTTCGACGAAGTCATCGAGCGGGCCGCGCACCTGGCCCAGCTCGTCGAGGATCGCCAGCACCGGCGAAAGACCGTGCGCGGTGCCTGCCTCCGCCGACAGAGCCTCATAGGTGACGTTCAGTGCCAAGCCGATCAGCGTTTTCGCGGACGGGATCACGCGCACCAGCGCCTTCAGCTTCGGGTTCAGCTTGACCATTTTCCAGGCCAGATTGAACACGAGGGCCGCCTGTTTGCGCGACCGGGCACCAGATACGATCTGACTGTTGAGCCGGGCCTCCGGGCCGACCAGATGGACGAGAAGCAAGCAGGCGATCAGCGCTGTCTTGCCATTCTTGCGCGCCATGCTGAGGATACCCTCAGTCGTGCCCGCCGGATTATCGTAGACCGACCAGATGAATTCCTTCTGGAACATATCCAGCCGGATCGGCTGCCCCACCAGTTTACCTTCTGGGACGAGGCAATATTTTTCGACAAACGCGATGGCCCGGTCGCCGCGGGTCTTCGGTTTATGGTCTCCCTCGAACGTCGGCGGCGGTATCGCGCCGCGCGGCTGGCTCACTGGATAGTGCTCGGCCTCGCCAGCAAGCCATCGTCATCCTCGGCAAGCGGGTTATGGCCGGCCTCGATCTCTTTGGCCTGGTCGCGGCGCCGGTTCACGTCCCGCTGCTCGCCATGCTTGGACCGGCTGTCGAGCCCGAGCGCGCGGCGCAGAGTGACGATGCGCCGGGCGAGCTTGTCGCTCAGTTCGATCGTCTGCATCAACGCCGAAATCTGGACATGTCCTCCGCGATCGACAGTGTGGCCCGCCAGCCGCTCGGCGTCTGCCATTGCCCGAGCCAGATTCGCCGCGATGGCGAGATCGGCCTCGGTCCATTCGGATTTCGCCCGCTCAGCAATGATCGCATCCCAAAAGGGAGCGTCGCCGCGGCGCAATTTTAGGTGCTTGGGCGGTGACAAATCGCGGGTGGACGATGCCATCACGGACAGCGCCCCCTCCGCGCTGTCGATGCGCTGGCGTCGGGTCATCGGCTGGCCTCCCGGCCCATAACAAAAACTGTATTAGCAAACGATTTGGTGGCGGGGTCGGTGTCCGGTGGCGGTCGGCCCTGATTTTTGACCCACCCCCTACCCCCGGGGGCGGTTCCACGGGTGGTCGGGGTCGGTCGGCATGCCGGTCGCGTCGCAGGCGCCCAGGCGGGCCTGATGCTTGTGCCCGAACTGCTCCGCCGTCCTGATCTCGTGGCACGGGCCGCACAGGCACCGGATGTTGCCGTCATCGTCGCTGCCGCCCTTGGCGAGCGGCACAATGTGGTCGGGCACCGTCGACGCGGTGACGATGCCCTTGTCGGCGCAGTCCCGGCAGAGCGGTTCATTCTGCAGCCGGCGGCGGCGCTGCGCCTGACCTGCTCGACCGCGCAGGCGCTCCGTGCGCGTGCGCTGCGGCGCGGGGCGGCTGGGCATCTGCTCAGCGCAGCTCCGTCACCAGAGCGTGAACAGCCAGCCATTCGGCGCCGCGATCTTCGTCAATTATGTTCAGCTTGACCATGGCGTAGGCGACGACGAGGCCGGGCCAAAAGAACCAGCGCTTGCGCAGATGAATGGTGGCAACGACCTGTGGCATGTCGCCTCCTGGATGGCGATGGTGGTAGGGCTCGAACCTACAGCCTCTGGTTTTGGAGACCAGCGCTCTACCGAATTGAGCTACACCGACAGATACGAAAACACCCGCTCGGTCGTCTGACCTGCGGGCGCAATTCCTATGGCGTGATATGTGCCATACTTGGCACCCCCGAGCAACTCTTCCTTGACTATTTTCGGTCAACCTCATCAATTACTTTCCTGGGGGGAACATGGAAGACGAGATCGTTCAGCTTTATGATCGCGTGACTGCGGCGGCCAGCGCGCGGGCAAGAGTGATACGGACAGCATCACGCTATGTTAAAGGCGTTCTTGTAACGGTCGGAGCATTTGTCGCTGGTGTCGCGCAATTCGCGACTTGGAAGGCTGGCACTGATCCTGACCCGGCCCAGATCATAGGTATAGCAGCTTGCATTGTTGTGCTGATCGGCGGCATCTTTGTCATGGTGACAGAGGAAGACGCAACGAAAGCGTTGGACGTTGCGCAGGAAGCGACGAAGAAAGCGCTCGTGGCTTCGCAGCAATACGAATCCTATTATGAGCTGGAAGAGGATTTTGAGCGGCTCATAGAATTGTACCAAGCTGCGCGCATCATGACGACGGCTGTGGAAAAATCGACCGATGTCGCGGTTGGCGGCGAAGCGAAGATCGCTTTGGATATGATGGAACTTGCCGGGCGTTCGTTATCGATCGCGGCAGGCTTCCAACAAAATGATCGGTGGACGATATGCATCTACCAATACATCGAAAACGGCGACGGCGGCCTGCTCAAATGCGTAGCTCAACGGCGCGCAATTGAATGCAACATCGAAACCGCTCGCACATGGCCGACCGGCAGCGGTGCGGCCGGCATGGCGTACACGCGCGGTAAGGAAGTGATAATTCCTGATATGCAGGCACCCGAAATGCGGCCTATCCTTAATACGGATGGGCAGGACAGGCCGAGTGATGATGATCGATACAAATCAATGGTTGTGATGCCGATCACTGTGCGTGGACGGAAAAATGCCTGGGGCGTCGTCACTGCAACCAATGATCGAACAGAACATTTTAGCTATGCGGAACAGAGCGGTATCAAACCGGAAGAGCCGATCCGATTGTTGACCGAGTTTATGTCGCTTGCCATCTCCTTGCGCGACGCACATATGCGCCGCACGGCGAATCAGCTTCCGGCAGTGAAAGCGTGATCGTCACGCGTCATTCAGGTGGAGACCCGTACCATGACTGATATGACCAATTCCGTTTACCAACCGATCGTCGAGATTCAGATGGACCAGGACATCGAGGAACTGATCGAGAAGCAGGTTCGCGGTTATGCGACCGACTGCGATCGACTGGAATTCCAGGAACTGATCGCGCGTCGGTCGAGGCTAATGCGACATAGCGGCGTGAAGCGCAAGGTGAGCGCTAGCTGATCCCTGTCCGGATGTAGGGCAAGGCCCGCTCGGTGAGGCGAGACAGCGCTTGAAGGAA
This window encodes:
- a CDS encoding terminase TerL endonuclease subunit, with protein sequence MSQPRGAIPPPTFEGDHKPKTRGDRAIAFVEKYCLVPEGKLVGQPIRLDMFQKEFIWSVYDNPAGTTEGILSMARKNGKTALIACLLLVHLVGPEARLNSQIVSGARSRKQAALVFNLAWKMVKLNPKLKALVRVIPSAKTLIGLALNVTYEALSAEAGTAHGLSPVLAILDELGQVRGPLDDFVEAIETASGAYDDALRLIISTQAPTDADMLSIKIDDALRSRDPKIVVRLYAAEPKADVLDPAAHQAANPALGTFRSKVELLAAAERAARMPSAENGFRNLYLNQRVNRFSPFISPSVWGACNDNTDDEAFEKGEVYGGLDLAETTDLCAFVLAALWQGVWHFRAWFWKPEATLRDHVKRDRAPYDVWADEGYIFTTPGVAVDYEYVAHDLARICEGVPVIKIGYDRHRFKTLEAQMQKAGISLPFEPFGQGYVSMAPAMDLIEIDFLNERVRHGGNPVLTMCAANAVVNKDPAGNRKLDKAKSTGRIDGMVAAVMARGVGALDTNEGGSMDDYLAAMKANAA
- a CDS encoding HNH endonuclease signature motif containing protein encodes the protein MPSRPAPQRTRTERLRGRAGQAQRRRRLQNEPLCRDCADKGIVTASTVPDHIVPLAKGGSDDDGNIRCLCGPCHEIRTAEQFGHKHQARLGACDATGMPTDPDHPWNRPRG
- a CDS encoding GAF domain-containing protein, coding for MEDEIVQLYDRVTAAASARARVIRTASRYVKGVLVTVGAFVAGVAQFATWKAGTDPDPAQIIGIAACIVVLIGGIFVMVTEEDATKALDVAQEATKKALVASQQYESYYELEEDFERLIELYQAARIMTTAVEKSTDVAVGGEAKIALDMMELAGRSLSIAAGFQQNDRWTICIYQYIENGDGGLLKCVAQRRAIECNIETARTWPTGSGAAGMAYTRGKEVIIPDMQAPEMRPILNTDGQDRPSDDDRYKSMVVMPITVRGRKNAWGVVTATNDRTEHFSYAEQSGIKPEEPIRLLTEFMSLAISLRDAHMRRTANQLPAVKA